A DNA window from Leptolyngbya sp. SIO1E4 contains the following coding sequences:
- a CDS encoding isoprenylcysteine carboxylmethyltransferase family protein, which produces MQLTKILGGLVTALVAVGVFGLVGQWDWPRGWALIGLLLLGRLTSVPYLWRKNPELMKRREQLGKGTKTWDIVVLAMFGVTFLAIPLVAALDIRYRWSEMSPWLWPVGAVLYAFFVAVVTRSMAVNPFFEKTVRIQGDRNHQVIESGPYRIVRHPGYIATILGLVLAMPLLLGSWWAFIPATLSTLCLIIRTTLEDRTLQKELSGYEAYTRKVHYRLLPGLW; this is translated from the coding sequence ATGCAACTGACAAAGATCCTCGGCGGTTTGGTCACGGCGCTCGTTGCCGTTGGTGTTTTTGGGCTGGTAGGCCAGTGGGATTGGCCCCGAGGATGGGCCTTGATCGGCCTACTGCTGCTGGGGCGGCTCACCAGTGTGCCGTACCTATGGCGCAAAAACCCTGAACTGATGAAGCGACGGGAGCAGCTTGGTAAAGGCACAAAAACCTGGGACATCGTTGTGCTCGCGATGTTTGGGGTGACGTTTCTCGCAATCCCGCTGGTGGCGGCCCTAGATATTCGCTATCGCTGGTCAGAAATGTCGCCTTGGCTGTGGCCCGTTGGCGCTGTCTTGTATGCCTTTTTTGTGGCAGTCGTTACGAGGTCGATGGCCGTTAACCCGTTTTTCGAAAAAACAGTGCGGATACAGGGCGATCGCAACCATCAAGTAATCGAGTCTGGCCCTTATCGCATCGTTCGCCATCCTGGATACATTGCCACAATACTGGGGTTAGTGCTAGCGATGCCCTTGCTTCTAGGTTCCTGGTGGGCGTTTATTCCAGCGACTCTTTCTACGCTCTGCCTGATCATCCGCACAACCCTAGAGGATCGAACCCTACAGAAAGAACTCTCAGGGTATGAAGCGTACACT